One Stigmatopora argus isolate UIUO_Sarg chromosome 19, RoL_Sarg_1.0, whole genome shotgun sequence genomic window, CTCATGATGTTATTTTGTCCAGACCCAGGCCAAAAAAAAGTGCCCTTTTAAATTGGATTCAATAAAAAACGGAACAAAAACACCTCAATGTTAATAATTTACAATCATCCATGCGGAGGTATATCCGTATACATAGTGCTGCCAAAAAGTGCGGGTGCGCACATCACCCATCGCATGCAAAGTGCGCTTTGAGACTCATGAGTCGCGCGCCTTTCGGGAAGACGCAAAGCCTGAGATTTTCCCCTCGCAGTCCTTAGTATTCAGCGCGCCCACCGACACGATGCATCATTTACATATGAAAGGGCTTGAGCGGCACTTTCGCAGTACAACAGACACTTTGTGGCTTTTCCGGGCAGTTCTGGACCAGAACAACTTGGACAGAACACCAACGCCGCTGGTTCCCAAAGTCAAGCCCCCTGATGTGCAGGCGACACATTCACTTTGGCAATAAGCAATGCACAATAAGAATCAACGAGAAGACTTGCAAATGTTTCCACCCACGAGTGGCTCGTTTAAGATTAACTCTGGGAGGCAAAGGACGATCGTGACATCACAGCAGTTTAAGTGATGTGCCAGacggaaatgattttttttttcattcttgacACCTAAATTCACTTAAAGTATTCATAATGATGTTAAACCCGTTACGACATAATAGTACAACAATCAAAACACCAccccataaaaacaaaaatgagtgtTTTATTTTGTCAGTTTACAGGAAACGCCACACTATACATTTTCGCTAACCTGCCgcaatcaaaacacttaaaacTTAAAATATCACCTGCGTAGATTTTCAAACTTTCAACACCACATGTTTCAATACCACATGTCGACAATTTACCCGATCAACTTTAGAACGTCAATTCGGCGTCCTAATAATCACACATAAATCGGATTTCTTGCACCTGCACGCTAGAGTAAGTcaaaaaatctccaaaagaACGactaagatacaaaaaaaagtcttatatCTCCAGgagggctttaaaaaaatactaattggATGTCTCTTACCATGGGCCAGGCGCACCAGGGTGGGCAGACGGAACTTGCCGACCACCGCGTCCAACGGCAGCGCGAGGGGGCTCCAGGAGATCTCCGACACGCTCGCCGACAACTTCTCCATCCTCCCGGGTCATCACTGTGCCGGAGATGAGGAGTAGGCTGAAGATCGCGAAGTGGACTGTATGAACGAAGGTGAGCAGGATGGAGTTGAAAGAAGCGAAATGGCCGTAAAGACTTTCGCCATGTTTGAATGTggtagggagaaaaaaagccgtagATTGTGAGCAGCTGAGGGAGGGCGCCAAAGACCCTTGCACACCTCCCACTTTACACTCAACTAGCACAGTGCAAACCCCAAATTGAACCCCCTGAATTTCCTACCATTTGTTTCCAAATTTGCATAGGAAACACTAACAAAATGCAGTGATATAACCGGATTTCTTTAGGAATTCAACTCTACTCTAAAATGCACGTTTGCAAAGTAGTAAACTCTCAAAGGAAAATAAAGCTCACAATCTGCGTTTTATTTTGTtccaatgaattatttttatatgaactccagttgtatttaacatgtgtttttagggcaagtgactattttgggaaattttaaaaataacttgaCCCCATAAAAGACCAAGTGTACATGCAGTggtcatatacatatatactgcaTAAAAACACAtctcattttatattttactttCAGAAGTCAAATTAAACCAAACATTACAAGGTTTAGGTGAGTTAGGATTATCAAAAGTTGTGTTGAATGCCACAATATTGAGAATTTCAAATTTTCCTCaaggtcaaaagtttgcacaaAAGTAGTTACAACAGGGAAAACCAAAGATTTGTACTTTCTATTgtctttatttaaatgtatcGTAGTCTCTACTGTGTATATTGAAAAATCCTGAGTCTGTTAGACGAAAAAATGGCATTTGCTAACCTATAGATCTTAACTTATCGGTCTATAAAAATACCATTCTTTCAAACCTTAATCTATATGTGAATTCTCTTTCAGTATAATTTGATAACAAAACCAATTatttagaattttgcatgagTCATTGCAATGCCATTTCCGTTGGTGTTAAATGGGATGAAAAAGGAGACAGCACTTCAAACACTAAGCATTTTTAAATGCACACTTAAACTTCTGCAGAACAGCAATAAACCTTTTAATTGGGTTACAATCAAATAGGGGAGTCAGTGAATCATTTAGTAATCCCTAAGGGTATGTCAGCAAAGGTTCACTCATTAAAACACCCAAAAGATTTGTtggttgacatttttatttgttccgtATTAACAAGATGTCCAATGTGAATAGGGAAATTTTACAGCTGGAGGGGTTGGTCAGTAGGGTAGGAAACCTAATGAGCAGGctctggaaaagaaaaaaaaagaaatagattaAAAGGGCACTTCACTATGAAACATTGATTAGCTGTTGTTACAGTGACATCTAGAGGAGAATATATGTACTTTCTAAAACAGCCAAACCAACACAAAATCTATTCATTTAGTGCAGCTATTACTCAGacaattttccaaaataaaccacaagaagagaggaaaaaaatggaaataataatATACTTGAATTTGGATACTTACTGTCCTTCACTGCCTTCTTGCCTGAAAGGAACAAATAGAACATAAgtaacataacagtaagatatgTTCCATCATAGTAACTTATTATAGTAAATGGTATATCTGATGAGTGCAACAGATCTTCagattgattttatttcaactgtagattttttttcttttttacatacCTCCATAAGACAATTTGTAATAGACGCAAGTCATGATGCCAACTCCAACCCATATCTCTGGATATGCCTTGGTGTAGTAAGGGCCCATCTTGGTCCACCACCTTGAAAACATTGTTCCGGCCatctgcacaaaaaaaaaaaatcatcatcagAAACATAATTTTCATCTTCAATGAAATTTGTACCAGTTTTTGGTTTCAATGTCAAGTCATACAAATTAGGAATGTTTTAGCAACGACTAAGATGAGATATTACATGCTGCACAGTAAAAActaaatggaaaatgtttttgcatacattttatattataaCACAATTTCTGCCATTTATAGGAAGGTATGCATGTGCTTTCATGAAAATCCACAAAGTGTTCATATTGGAAAAATTATTACATTTAAGACCATCAGCTCACGCAGAGTCACTTTGGTTACAATGCAACCGTAGACTAActggttttgtttttataaatcatTGCTATCATGACTAGCCCAGCTAGCTTTAAGCTAACAGGATAAGCTGAAAGAGTGCACTATTTACTGTAGCACGCATTATATTCTAAAACGTTCATTGCATGAAAAATCAGCTAAGCAAGAGCGCCATGGACGATCATACGACTTAAGATAAAGAGGTTAGTTTACCTTCGAGTTAGTCAGGTAACCGAAAGAAGGTCAAGCTACACCAGACAGCCTACGTCAAAGTCGTGGTAATAGAGCTTCTTCTAAAGTAAAATGCGCAGTTAAGCATTGGATTTGTAACAGTGCGCCCTCCGATGGACTACTAGGGCACTAACACCAAATCTTGTGGGAAGTCGTCCAAAAAATAATGGAAGTTGGAACTTGCTAAGAGGGAGGGAGACCAAGAtaatatgttgtgtttttatcatTGTATATCACCGAAAGTGTAGCAGGGGACTGTTATTTACAACACTGTTGTTAATAATGTCAATGGAAACAGTTAGATGATCCACATAGTCAGACTATGACTCATTTGATAGACACCTGCTCCACCCAAAGTATCTGTATGAGAATTTTCAAATGGACGTTTTGTGAAAATCAGAGGGAGCAGTACACATCGTgagaattaaaaaaagcaatccaAACATTATAACCGTATTGAATTCAGAAATCCAGCAGAGTCTCATCtcacatcattttctgaaccactttatcctcattagggtgcagggggtgctggaacctatcccagctcactccgggccagaggcaggggacaccctgaatcggtcgccagccaatcgcagggcacaatgagacggacaaccacgcacactcacacccatacctaggggcaatttagagtgtccaatcagcctaccacgcatgtttttggaatgtggaagcaaaccagagtacccggaggaaacccaggcccggggagaacatgcaaactccatacaggtggaccgacctggatttgaacccaggaccccagagctgtgagcccaacgcactaaccactcactccaccatCCATCAGTCTGTTCTGAAAATAGGTACATGTGGAAGCCCAAAATTCAGAAATAGAGGAAGAAACTTATATTCATTCGTTCGTTTTCCATATGGTTTATCCAacacaagagtcgcgggggtgttggagcctatcccaatcaaataataattttcttcaCAGGCAACATGCCAGTTTACATCACTCTATTTATGTCAAGAGCCACAGTTAATGTATTTTAGTATCTATGGCTAGGCAAGAATTTTCTAAATGTGCAAGAAAAATAACCCTTTTAATAGACAAAAATGTATTAGATACTTGAGGTCTGATggtagcgtgttggcctcacagttctggggtcctgggttcaaatccaggttggtacatgtgtggagttttcatgttctcaccAGTCCTTCGTAGATGATGATGATAGTTTTGTTAAAGAGTTTGAGATTACAAATGAGCAGTGTGACTAGTTCAACTTGTTTGCTGAAGttgaattgtgtgtgtgtgtgtaccgtCACTAATATGCTCACTCCTACATTCATTGTGGTTGTGTGTTGTTCCTGGCTGCAGAATGTGAGTGAGTGTTTGCATGATGCATGCATGCTGCAGTATTCAACACATTAAATTCagataatgaaataataatgaaagttatttgaaaataaaaatgtatttggacTGGTACAATATGTgctaaataaattatattttgcaCCACCAGCTTAAAGACACAAAGAATTGTGCCACAGGAGGTTTTGTACGGCAAGCTTGGCTAGTGTGTTATTGTATCACATAAGGGTGTGTTCAAACCGCTCTCTTTTCGATTTTCCCGTGTTTGTTTCCACATGCTCACAAAGGTGTGCCCTTTTGTTGCTTCAAAACGTTTTGGGAAAGCCAGATTTGCCACTCAGATGTGTTGGAACCACACATTGGGTGTTTATGGGCTTGACAAATCATTTGCAGTTATAAGCTACACTCAAGTGACACTGAATAAGGCACTGGGATTCATTTATATTAATGTGAGCTGTAGGAGAAGCTGGAAATTTAAGGAGTCCAAAAAGACAACAAAGGAGACGAGGAAGGTGGCTCTGCTTTTGCACAAGTTTGTCTCAGGTGAGTGAACTGaaacaaatggaaaacaaaaactaaGAATGCTACAGAACTGTGCATACCTACTTCAAGATCAAACAGCACTAATTAGGAACAACATCAAAATGTATACAAATTATGCAAGAATTTAAATTATGCACTATGTATTCTGTCAAAAAGACCTTTCTGAGAGTTGTCAATTTAGGCCTGCTAAGTCGCGACTACAATGAGAAGACATACTAGTAGTATAAAAATTGATGGATAAAAGTGACTGTGTTTTTGCTTTAAAAGATAACCGATCTCAGAAAAAAACGCAACATTTTCTGCTCTATTTGTAGACGGTGATCCATTTGCCAACGAGAGAAACAGGGATGTATTGACAACATGAATGATGATCCAAAGTAGGTCTTAAGCCAACTATGATTTAGGAGACAAGCAGTTCAAGCagatccattttaatttgaccaggtaatatgatttaaaaaagttatacattgtaaatatttttttctataaagaTACTTGTTAATGACttgaattttaaagaaaactCACATTGATTAATGTGTTGATGCCTAAATACCAGTATCTTGTAAtagtcttttcttcttcttcaaataATAGGCTTAAAAATGAGTCAAGGTCAAATAGAAGTGGACTCAGAAGTAATGCTTGGCACACCTGACAGCCACACAGATCTGGAAGACATCTTTACGCCAAACAACAAAACATCGAGACAGCATGCTCCCACAGAACCCAGTAAGCACACTTTGGATGCTCTGGATACTGTACACACTTGGAATCCAGTCCAACCACAGCCAGGAATCAGTGGAACATATACTTCAGATCATTTCAAGCAAACACTGGATGCAGGAGCCTTTCATCACATACAACATTCAGAAGAAGGTAGGAGCAAAGTATCAAATGCAGCTATGTGTTTTATGGGTACAAAGAGCAAGAATGACAGTATGGTCACAACTCTGCAAAGAGAAGATGAAGTGACATCATTTGAGAGGCCTGCTAAAgatgtcaaattaaaaaaagacaaatcacCATTCTCATCATACCAAGAACTGATAGGAAAAAGAGGGTCCTCTGAGTCAAGTGTTGCCACAGAAGAGTCTAATCTTGTTCATTCAAACTCAAAAGGAACATTTCCGGATGCCAAAGAGAGAAAGATTACAGATTTCCCCAAGAGGCAAACGcaccaaaataaatatttgactccCAAAAGATGGAGCGAttcaaaagcaaaggaggaaaGTGACTCACTGTTGTTTTTGGAGGCCAGAGAGATGACAGAAGTAAGTTTAATGTTTTTCTCTGATCTTTATCTTGCATGTTCTTAGTAGTATGCTGCTTTTCTGTTTCTAAAATGATGACTTGTGTGTTGTGGAGAGAAGATTCAATGCCTCCTTTTAAACTTGTTGGCCAATTTGTTTAACTTAAATTCAGTTGGCTGCTTTCAGGAAAGTTTATcaacgttgttttttttttgttattaaataccatcacttGAGTCTTTCGATATAAGTCAGGAATTAATATTGTACTACATGTGTAAGAATAGTTTTACTTTAAGCAGATTTCAGCTAGCAGATGCTGGGCATCTTTGCCTTAATAActttaaatgtcaaaaaaattgtcactgaCATTTCTAAAGAGTTCTCCACCTTATTGCCTGATCTTTAGTATAACCGATTAATTTGACATTTGGCAGCAATAATCCATAGAACACTATTTTTCAAGCACCCTTTGGTATTTTCAGCTCCTAAAATGAGGCACTGAATTGTTAGAATAACATGATTGTTGaccctttttaatattttaagtgCATTACATATTTGAATTTCAAAGGCGTACAATATAAAAATCTGCATTTTATAATAGAAAAAAGCAATTAATCAGGGCAGACCAATGAATTTAAATACCGCAATAATGTGGCAGTTACAATGCATCAGGTGAGCTAATATGTGCTCAGTTAGAGTACATATTACAGATTCTTCTCTGAAAATAAAAGTttgcaatcattttttaaaataattttgataTGAATACTATACATGACATTTATAGCCAATGGATTCCACTGTTAGATGCATAACATAGATAAAAATAGATCTAGGAGTCATCAATAGGTGAGTGAGGTGCCATAATCTAATAATTTTTGTTGTTAGAGCTGGCGTTCTAAAAGCAACATCGCTATAAAAGCTTggccattatttttttacatttggaaaGCACAATATCAGAATAATACATTTTGACAAAGTGCTAATGTTAGACACCATGTCATGTTACCCACTTCTGTTATAAATGTTTAGAGTTTAAATCTGACAAGCTCATAGCAGTTTCTCAGCCCTGAGGCGCACTGTTGCTCACTTAGCAAATTCTTGCAGTTCACTGTACTGACTCGCCTGGCAACCGTCAACATCGTAACATTAACAGGAAGCTGTTATTATCTGGGCCCTGACAGCAACCGAGGGAGGCTATTTTGTAGTACTGCCCATGCCTTTCTGTGCAtttagtgtttgtttgtgcATTTAGGTCGGGGCAGAAATGTCCTCCAGCATAAGGGTTGAAGAGCTGGAGGCTGACCAGGAAAAGACTTGGGAATCACCTGGAAAGCCCTCATACCAACACAGCTTTACCATGCAAGATCTTTTCTCTGAGATCCAGGGACTGGTAGAAAGGAATGACATTATTAATGTGGGTATTTATTCTGTTATAACATTATTTTCACATCTCTCATATTTATCTTTTAACCTAAAAATGTTGTTATGCCCATATAACCTACGGATAAGCAATAA contains:
- the atp5mj gene encoding ATP synthase F(0) complex subunit j, mitochondrial; this encodes MAGTMFSRWWTKMGPYYTKAYPEIWVGVGIMTCVYYKLSYGGKKAVKDKPAH